In Vidua chalybeata isolate OUT-0048 chromosome 9, bVidCha1 merged haplotype, whole genome shotgun sequence, a genomic segment contains:
- the PDE4DIP gene encoding myomegalin isoform X3, giving the protein MKDNCRICGRELCGNQRRWIFHTAAKLNLQVLLSHVLGRELCRDGRSEFACSKCAFMLDRIYRFDTVIARIEALSIERLQKLLLEKDRLKFCIASMYRRNNDDSGPEDRAGEGTVDLSNLPDARYAALLQEDFTYSGFEYWMDQEEHGPEPHSCHGSEGAGSRPRRCRGCAALRVADADYEAICKVPRKVARSISCGLSSRWSASMGNEESSVCDVAESTSSRVAVDGDSMEEGTPASSLESLDTTVEASPLQQKDEDADKGVKGNGKCDDFSDDRVTPSSSLSGNRLELALNLIKTLDYKPLQSPRGSRLPIPVKSSLPPPKLSRDLADGSASAGLACASSAFLNADRKSFSRAPLGLPLEISELQELWDDLYEDYMPLRVQNLQDEQQQPAPGSTAAGEHVSSVHTAELQGKIQHFEAANKLLQEKLNELNFELKSAQETSQRQDRTIQSLNEALKSKESKTEELYHIIEGQNETMAKLRDMLHRNHLGQLQVSESPLSPQEQQMSPLDLQNALFCTKLEVQRLKRAQHQKEHQLAESKRATQLLETTVHEEEQQKEAAWKHNQELRAVVQQLQAELQDKAQQIETLEWEKSRELQAQEQRVQRLTQQLAHKEQLLQESRELLQCQQSLEKSPAAMNAMLEKLQQRVSDRDAALERAVDEKFCALEKKEQELQQLRVSMRERGSDLERLRSVLRSNEATIHSLESLLKAKTLELEQVSATCQNLRWLKEEIEAKSGSRQKEQEGIIQQLQTCLHDRNKEVEELTATLLCKLGPGQNEVAEELCLRLQHKEKMLQDLLSDRNHQTTEHDAEIRELLQALSTKEQHSRVAAEKMAQALAERSCELQLLRQHVLGKDPVGTQSAGARPLKQDKQPIQEILQRACGATAIAGSPQEDSSCRTEGVTMSAAELEKDLVNAKEELELMAKKERESRRELTALQSVVATQEEELQVQASDIESLTRSIQMKEDLIKDLQMQLVDPEEIPAMERLTQEVLVLREKVAVAESQGQEATGNRRQQQLLLMLEGLVAERNRLNEALQAERQLYGSLVKFHTHPDSAARDHALQVELEGVHELRGQLEEALGRSLECLSRLETQGAIGGRAAGTHTDASTNFTDSMKEEAARGLASQQSNPRARKESGGTERSTAPTVRERELRAEEELRELKAQLEEAGFSSVSHIRKAMLSLCLENAELKERMGEATSLLESGEQEEPGLGSPLAPEPRRLQRKSRGSLGDRPAGGSGDGQGLPAERGTVPTKRPAMEARAQDDMAKRPCPGSLGGGDGSHVEGSVPGRGWPGLGAELRSQVAQGQRQCQELQDKLAASEARVRAQAEQLEKYHVLLREPQTQQLSKQVQVDFQDLGYETCGRSETEADRDETTSPECEEPDVFSETSLGEELGSLCQPGMSRVGKIAQKTMALEDVEALHQHIQDLKAQLLNANKVIQSLQRRARSISVTSGYTSGAERPLPAPKVLASPAHSLTDEDEGWQSDGHGTLCPPALRAHRDLQSLVHRVALLEAQLPTAKHGATLPKELQSATWPGKYNSLIQAQARELSHLRQTLREGRGVSRSLAQHLRDALRSFEDLLRGTDIDYYLGQGFREQLAQGRHLAERLSDKLGIRDRQDREDKTSHELLAQRLSRELQEKEIESLEVKLQERSESPGSSCPPSESSHSASSSSFTSEGLEPCSDGDAASEYSQCHEEPTQHAGLHFDSLSKPVNAPLPVLAPGLSPFLPAGAPPPAAPPLLGCCGNSVCSLAEAQQELQVLRRQLGESVTLPMAPAKPTVLPGPFGEGSKAPASFCRHGALQGPAELPAASDSRGPWDVPGQLLCGALPAGYPSGQKLTGADLLEEHLLEIRNLRQRLEESICTNDRLREQLERRLASTGKASALPSDVYAQTPELGLQLSRENQALHEENQTLRLQRDHLSQELARVQEALMAACSRAREAEAELGQRRGKQRRLAEELSECQESVRQLRDERRSLQEDNNRLQHSVTLLQQQSEEQRLLLQTLRAELHVYESLPGPSAETRAGCFPSPPVRDVGTNSAAPLLSPLPSGTSVLRRMDEPRGADVLLRKSEGLTGAHVVGRLDTYRALEQHIVEGKALARELMCLTRPALRLPNSPLPGKEVKRGQDGAGSSWGPDPQRTVHYVVPEPRTGPEGCRGSWRQGASSPGNAAGTALLHQAEHGGSPGAAGWGCPSSTCSRTLLPQALGRTGTGQGHLWGSASTLHGILEECVSLLTAFWSTVLPVSPAQHQGKVLQGEIAALRARLSEREDALQSTARRLRSTAQLKDSMEQFIVSQLTRTHNVLRKARTNLEVKAQQALPVA; this is encoded by the exons atgaAGGATAACTGCCGGATCTGCGGCCGGGAGCTGTGCGGCAACCAGCGGCGATGGATCTTTCACACGGCGGCCAAGCTGAATCTCCAGGTGCTGCTCTCCCACgtcctgggcagggagctgtgccggGACGGCAGGTCCGAGTTTGCCTGCAGCAAGTGTGCCTTCATGCTGGACCGCATCTACAGGTTCGACACCGTCATCGCCCGCATCGAGGCCCTCTCCATCGAGCgcctgcagaagctgctgctggagaaggaccGTCTCAAGTTCTGCATCGCAAGCATGTACCGCAGGAACAACGACGACTCCGGCCCAGaggacagggctggagaggggacTGTGGACCTTTCCAATCTGCCTGATGCACGGTACGCTGCCCTCCTCCAGGAGGACTTCACTTACTCTGGCTTTGAATATTGGATGGATCAGGAAGAGCACGGCCCGGAGCCGCACAGCTGCCACGGCTCCGAGGGGGCAGGGAGCCGcccgcggcgctgccggggctgcgCTGCCCTGCGTGTGGCCGACGCCGACTATGAAGCCATCTGCAAAGTGCCCCGAAAGGTGGCCAGGAGCATCTCCTGTGGGCTGTCCAGCCGCTGGTCAGCCAGCATGGGCAACGAGGAGTCGTCTGTGTGTGATGTGGCCGAGTCCACCAGCTCCAGGGTGGCTGTGGATGGGGACAGCATGGAGGAAGGCACACCTGCATCCTCTCTTGAATCTCTGGACACCACCGTGGAGGCCAGCCCTCTGCAGCAGAAGGATGAAGATGCAGATAAGGGGGTgaaagggaatgggaaatgtGACGATTTCTCGGATGATCGCGTGACCCCGAGCTCTTCACTGAGCGGGAACAGGCTGGAGCTGGCCCTCAATTTGATCAAGACTTTGGACTACAAACCCCTTCAGAGCCCCCGAGGCAGCCGACTACCTATTCCTGTGAAGTCCAGCTTGCCCCCTCCCAAGCTCAGCCGTGACTTGGCAGATGGCAGTGCTTCTGCTGGCTTAGCATGTGCTAGTTCTGCCTTCCTCAATGCAGACAGAAAATCGTTTTCCAGAGCTCCTTTGGGCCTTCCCCTGGAAatttctgagctgcaggagctgtgggatgaCCTCTATGAGGATTATATGCCGCTGCGGGTACAG AATTTGCAAgatgaacagcagcagccagctccaggtagcactgcagcaggggagCACGTGTCCAGTGTGCatacagcagagctgcagggcaaaATCCAGCACTTTGAAGCTGCCAACAAG TTGTTACAGGAAAAGCTGAATGAAttgaattttgaattaaaatctGCTCAAGAAACATCACAAAGGCAAGACCGTACAATCCAGAGTCTGAACGAGGCCCTGAAGAGCAAAGAGAGTAAG ACAGAGGAGCTGTACCACATCATTGAAGGGCAGAATGAGACCATGGCCAAGCTGCGGGACATGTTACACAGAAACCATCTGGGACAGCTGCAG GTGTCAGAGAGCCCACTGTCACCCCAGGAGCAGCAAATGTCACCGCTTGATCTTCAGAACGCACTTTTCTGCACCAAGCTGGAGGTGCAGAGACTGAAGAGAGCTCAGCACCAGAAAGAGCATCAGCTGGCTGAATCCAAGAGAGCAACCCAGCTCCTAGAGACCACGGTCCatgaggaagagcagcagaaagaggCAGCCTGGAAACACAATCAG GAGCTGCGTGCTGTGgtacagcagctgcaggcagagctgcaggacaaggCTCAGCAGATTGAGACTTTGGAGTGGGAGAAAAGCCGTGAGCTGCAGGCCCAGGAGCAGAGAGTTCAGCGTTTGACTCAGCAGCTGGCTCACAAGGAGCAGCTTCTGCAG GAGTCCAGGGAGCTTCTGCAATGCCAGCAAAGCTTGGAGAAGAGCCCTGCAGCCATGAATGCCATGTTGGAGAAACTGCAGCAGCGTGTCAGTGACAGGGATGCTGCTCTGGAG CGAGCAGTAGATGAGAAGTTCTGTGCCCTGgagaagaaggagcaggagctgcaacaGCTGCGTGTGTCCATGCGGGAGCGCGGCAGTGACCTGGAGAGGCTGCGCAGTGTCCTCCGCAGCAACGAGGCCACCATCCAT AGCCTGGAGAGCCTCCTGAAAGCCAAAACCCTGGAACTGGAGCAGGTCTCAGCAACCTGCCAAAACCTCCGCTGGCTCAAAGAGGAGATTGAGGCCAAatctggcagcaggcagaaggagcaggaggggatCATCCAACAGCTGCAGACCTGCCTGCATGACAGGAACAAGGAAGTGGAG GAGCTTACAGCAACTCTGCTGTGCAAGCTGGGCCCCGGGCAGAATGAGGtagcagaggagctgtgcctgcGTCTCCAGCACAAGGAGAAGATGCTGCAGGATCTCCTCAGTGACCGGAACCATCAAACCACGGAGCATGATGCTGAAATtcgggagctgctgcaggctctgagcaccaaggagcagcacagcagg GTAGCTGCAGAGAAGATGGCTCAGGCTTTGGCTGAAAGGAGCTGTGAGCTACAACTGCTGCGCCAGCACGTGTTGGGGAAGGACCCTGTTGGGACCCAGTCAGCTGGTGCTAGGCCATTGAAGCAGGACAAACAACCCATACAA GAGATACTGCAAAGAGCTTGTGGAGCTACAGCCATTGCTGGATCCCCGCAGGaagacagcagctgcaggacagagggAG TTACAATGTCAGCAGCAGAACTGGAGAAGGATCTTGTCAATGCcaaagaggagctggagctAATGGcgaagaaggaaagggaaagcagg cGGGAGCTCACTGCTCTCCAGTCTGTTGTGGCCAcacaggaggaggagctgcaggtgcaggcCTCAGATATCGAGTCCTTGACCAGAAGCATCCAGATGAAAGAAGACCTCATCAAG GATCTGCAGATGCAGCTGGTGGATCCTGAAGAAATTCCAGCCATGGAAAGACTGACACAAGAAGTGCTGGTGCTTCGGGAGAAAGTGGCCGTAGCAGAGTCCCAAGGACAGGAGGCTACTGGAAACAGAAGGCAACAG CAGTTGTTACTGATGCTGGAAGGGCTGGTGGCTGAGAGGAATCGGTTAAATGAGGCTCTCCAGGCAGAGAGGCAGCTCTATGGCAGCCTGGTGAAGTTTCATACACACCCAGACAG CGCTGCGAGAGACCACGCCCTGCAGGTGGAGCTGGAAGGCGTCCACGAGCTCCGGGGACAGCTGGAAGAAGCTCTTGGAAGAAGCTTGGAGTGTTTGAGCAGGCTGGAGACACAGGGCGCCATAGGAG GTCGGGCTGCAGGCACGCACACCGATGCCAGCACCAACTTCACCGACAGCATGAAGGAGGAGGCAGCCCGTGGGCTGGCAAGCCAGCAG AGCAACCCCCGGGCCCGCAAGGAAAGTGGGGGCACCGAAAGGAGCACAGCACCCACCGTGCGCGAACGGGAGCTGCgggctgaggaggagctgcGGGAGCTGAAGGCGCAGCTGGAGGAAGCCGGCTTCTCCTCTGTCTCCCACATCAG GAAGGCGATGCTGAGCCTGTGCCTGGAAAACGCGGAGCTGAAAGAGCGGATGGGTGAAGCCACGTCGCTGCTGGAGAgcggggagcaggaggagcctgggctgggcagccctCTGGCCCCTGAGCCCCGGAGGCTGCAGCGGAAGAGCCGCGGTTCCCTTGGGGACCGCCCGGCCGGAGGCAGCGGGGATGGCCAAGGGCTCCCAGCAGAGAGGGGAACGGTGCCCACCAAACGCCCAGCGATGGAGGCTCGAGCCCAGGATGACATGGCCAAGagaccctgccctggcagcctgggcGGAGGGGATGGGAGCCAT GTGGAGGGCTCAGTTCCCGGCAggggctggccagggctgggtgcAGAGCTCCGCTCCCAGGTGGCACAGGGCCaaaggcagtgccaggagctgcaggacaagCTTGCTGCCTCCGAGGCCAGAGTGCGGGCACAagctgagcagctggagaaatACCACGTCCTGCTCC GTGAACCTCagacacagcagctcagcaagcAAGTGCAGGTGGACTTCCAGGACCTGGGCTATGAGACCTGTGGACGCAGCGAGACCGAGGCTGACCGTGACGAGACCACCAGCCCCG AGTGTGAGGAGCCAGATGTGTTCAGTGAGACCAGCCTGGGTGAGGAGctggggtccctgtgccagccagggaTGTCTAGAGTGGGCAAAATTGCCCAGAAAACCATGGCCCTGGAGGATGTGGAGGCCCTGCACCAGCACATCCAGGACCTCAAGGCCCAGCTGCTCAATGCCAACAAAGTGATCCAGAGCCTGCAGCGCCGTGCCCGCTCCATCTCTGTCACCAGCGGCTACACCTCGGGTGCTGAGCGGCCCCTGCCGGCTCCCAAGGTCTTGGCGTCCCCAGCCCACAGCCTGACGGACGAGGACGAGGGCTGGCAGTCGGATGGCCACGGCACGCTGTGCCCGCCCGCCCTGCGGGCACACCGCGACCTGCAGAGCCTGGTGCACCGCGTCGCCCTGCTCGAGGCACAGCTGCCCACGGCCAAGCATGGAGCCACCTTGCCCAAGGAGCTGCAGTCTGCCACTTGGCCAGG GAAATACAACTCTTTGATCCAGGCACAGGCTCGGGAGCTCTCCCACTTGCGGCAGACGCTGCGGGAGGGCCGTGGAGTGAGCCGCAGCCTGGCCCAGCACCTGCGGGATGCTCTGCGCTCCTTCGAGGACCTCCTTCGGGGCACTGACATCGACTACTACCTGGGCCAGGGCTTTCGGGAGcagctggcccagggcaggCACCTGGCTGAGAGGCTCAGCGACAAGCTGGGCATCA GAGATCGACAAGACAGGGAGGATAAAACCAGTCACGAACTCCTGGCACAGAG GCTCAGCCGGGAGCTCCAGGAGAAGGAGATTGAGAGCCTGGAGGTGAAGCTGCAGGAGCGTTCTGAGTCCCCAGGTAGCAGCTGCCCACCCTCGGAGTCATCCcactctgccagcagctcatCCTTCACctctgaggggctggagccctgcTCCGATGGGGATGCGGCCAGCGAGTACAGCCAGTGCCACGAGGAGCCCACCCAACACGCAG GCCTTCACTTTGACTCCTTGTCCAAACCCGTTAATGCCCCCCTGCCTGTCCTGGCCCCCGGGCTGtcccccttcctccctgccGGGGCTCCTCCTCCTGCGGCCCCGCCACTCCTGGGCTGCTGCGGGAATTCTGTCTGCTCCCtggctgaggcacagcaggaaCTGCAGGTGCTCCGGAGGCAGCTGGGAGAAA GTGTGACACTGCCCATGGCACCAGCAAAGCCCACAGTCTTGCCGGGCCCCTTTGGAGAGGGCAGCAAAGCCCCAGCATCGTTCTGCCGGCACGGAGCCCTGCAGGGCCCGGCTGAGCTCCCCGCGGCCTCCGACAGCCGCGGCCCCTGGGACGTGCCCggccagctgctctgtggggccCTGCCGGCGGGGTACCCCTCCGGCCAGAAGCTGACAG GGGCAGACCTGCTGGAGGAACACCTGCTGGAGATCCGCAACCTGCGCCAGCGCCTGGAGGAGTCCATCTGCACCAACGACCGGCtccgggagcagctggagcGCCGCCTGGCCTCCACCGGCAAGGCCAGCG CATTGCCCAGTGATGTCTATGCCCAGACAccggagctggggctgcagctgagcagggagaaCCAGGCTCTGCATGAGGAAAACCAGACCCTGCGGCTCCAACGTGACCACCTCTCCcaag agctggcacGGGTGCAGGAGGCACTCATGGCTGCCTGCTCCCGGGCACGGGAGGctgaagcagagctgggccagaGGCGTGGGAAGCAGCGGAGGCTGGCGGAGGAGCTCTCCGAGTGCCAAGAGAGTGTCCGGCAGCTCCGGGACGAGCGGCGCTCTCTGCAGGAGGACAACAACAG gctgcagcactcagtgacactcctgcagcagcagagtgagGAGCAGCGCCTGCTCCTGCAGACCCTGCGTGCAGAGCTGCACGTCTATGAGAGCCTCCCTGGCCCCTCTGCTGAGACACGAGCAG GCTGCTTCCCATCTCCTCCAGTGCGCGATGTGGGCACTAACTCAGCagctcccctcctctccccactgcCCTCCGGCACGTCGGTGCTCCGACGGATGGACG AGCCACGTGGGGCAGACGTGCTGCTGAGGAAGAGCGAGGGACTGACGGGGGCTCACGTTGTTGGCCGTCTGGACACGTACcgagccctggagcagcacatcGTGGAGGGAAAGGCCTTGGCCCGGGAGCTGATGTGTCTCACACGCCCAGCACTCAGGCTGCCCAACTCTCCGCTCCCAGGAAAGGAGGTAAAGCGTGGGCAGGAcggggcaggcagcagctgggggcCAGACCCTCAGCGCACCGTGCATTACGTGGTTCCCGAGCCCAGAACCGGCCCcgagggctgcaggggcagctggaggcagggagCCTCCAGCCCAGGGAATGCTGCCggcactgccctgctgcacCAGGCTGAGCACGGCGGCTCCCCGGGTGCAGCGGGatggggctgccccagcagcacctgctcccGCACCCTTCTCCCGCAGGCCCTGGGACGGACAGGCACGGGGCAGGGGCATCTCTGGGGCAGCGCCAGCACCCTGCACGGCATCCTGGAGGAGTGCGTGTCTCTCCTCACTGCCTTCTGGAGCACCGTGCTGCCCgtgagccctgcccagcaccagggcaag GTGCTCCAGGGTGAGATCGCGGCGCTGCGGGCCCGGCTTTCCGAGAGGGAGGACGCTCTGCAGAGCACCGCCAGGCGGCTGcgcagcacagcccagctcaagGACAGCATGGAGCAGTTCATCGTCAGCCAGT TGACCAGGACCCACAATGTTCTGCGCAAGGCCAGGACAAACCTGGAG GTGAAGGCCCAGCAGGCCCTGCCTGTTGCGTGA